From Aspergillus chevalieri M1 DNA, chromosome 4, nearly complete sequence, a single genomic window includes:
- a CDS encoding uncharacterized protein (COG:S;~EggNog:ENOG410PNPR;~InterPro:IPR024624,IPR012349;~PFAM:PF12766;~go_function: GO:0010181 - FMN binding [Evidence IEA]), translating into MTTPEPPKAPWKDLLNYHLSQNSSSEFTLATVAYDATKKRHVPRARVCGFRGFFPNPQLHPSAVDALKTQGDGLNPDVYESDMLSFTTDVRMEKVGHIQPGSSESDAGSEVEMVFWLKDAGSQWRIKGDAFVIGDQDGGSVEDEAREEIQRGLRIRSEDGCGRWTWERQVTTYFANHTPILRGSFKSPSPGRPKSQDPQDPSLKPGQEVEDLHDSAARKNFRVVVVRPQEVERLDLSDYKNPARWTWTLVEDGKRQGLWDEVELWP; encoded by the exons ATGACCACCCCAGAACCCCCAAAAGCTCCCTGGAAAGACCTCTTGAACTACCACCTCTCCCAGAACTCTTCCTCTGAATTTACACTCGCTACAGTCGCATACGACGCAACAAAGAAACGACACGTCCCGCGAGCCCGCGTATGCGGATTCCGCGGCTTCTTTCCAAACCCGCAACTCCACCCAAGTGCCGTCGACGCACTGAAGACACAAGGCGATGGGCTGAATCCGGATGTATACGAGAGTGATATGCTCAGTTTTACGACGGACGTGCGGATGGAGAAGGTCGGCCATATTCAGCCGGGGTCGTCGGAGTCGGATGCCGGGAGTGAGGTTGAGATGGTGTTTTGGTTGAAGGATGCGGGGAGTCAGTGGAGAATTAAGGGTGATGCGTTTGTGATCGGCGACCAGGATGGCGGGAGTGTAGAAGATGAGGCAAGGGAGGAGATTCAGAGGGGGCTGAGGATTCGTTCGGAAGATGGCTGTGGGAGATGGACTTGGGAGAGACAGGTGACGACGTATTTTGCGAATCATACGCCTATCTTGCGAG GTTCATTCAAGAGTCCCTCGCCTGGTCGTCCTAAATCCCAGGATCCCCAGGATCCATCTCTCAAACCTGGACAGGAAGTCGAAGACCTTCATGATTCCGCTGCGAGGAAGAACTTCCGGGTGGTCGTTGTTCGTCCGCAAGAGGTTGAGCGGTTGGATTTATCGGACTACAAAAACCCGGCACGCTGGACGTGGACTTTGGTTGAGGATGGTAAACGACAGGGACTATGGGACGAGGTTGAATTGTGGCCGTGA
- a CDS encoding uncharacterized protein (COG:S;~EggNog:ENOG410PX40) — protein MPAGPMDALGAFSYLSDNLPTWITRVTDLTAHTAAKNAEYAEAHKKHATTAGKPRRRRKNSSVCSIRTEELFPSTQISNAPASSNVADQNQAPTTNNSTCALNEFTENSRKRGTNHDDAPSFEDPTASLISTRHNLIIHYDGHTQKVLEDIVRNIATARNNIRRGRMAQLPRMGFRAGMPSIPGRSPPDAVLSSIRSARNRGPPGPQKETSAFDLADKQLEVAHGLCESAAYQFLRSGDCKSELRSVDEKFKLLLDISGVEVRRLKEEQERAPPEPEKEGTAIEPQLPTSIPTIEPSEKLRPASPNGAATGAIEVDDDSSASMEPIDLRAFRANRMARMRRAPV, from the coding sequence ATGCCTGCCGGTCCCATGGATGCCCTCGGGGCTTTCTCCTACCTGTCCGATAACCTACCAACCTGGATCACTCGCGTTACCGACCTGACTGCACACACCGCTGCCAAAAACGCCGAATATGCAGAAGCTCATAAGAAACATGCGACAACAGCAGGCAAGCCTAGACGCCGGCGCAAGAACAGCTCTGTTTGCTCCATCCGTACAGAGGAACTTTTCCCTTCGACTCAGATTTCCAACGCTCCTGCCTCATCCAATGTTGCAGACCAGAACCAAGCTCCAACTACCAACAACTCTACTTGCGCACTGAATGAGTTTACTGAGAACTCCCGAAAGAGAGGGACGAACCATGATGACGCCCCCAGCTTCGAAGATCCAACAGCATCTCTCATCAGTACCAGACACAACCTCATTATCCACTATGACGGTCATACGCAGAAGGTCTTGGAGGATATAGTTCGGAATATCGCAACGGCCAGAAACAACATTCGACGAGGGCGAATGGCTCAGCTTCCACGTATGGGCTTTCGAGCAGGTATGCCTTCTATACCCGGCCGCAGTCCGCCAGATGCAGTATTGTCTAGCATCCGCAGTGCACGGAATCGAGGGCCCCCAGGGCCGCAGAAGGAGACGAGTGCATTCGACCTTGCCGACAAGCAACTGGAAGTGGCCCACGGTCTGTGTGAGTCGGCCGCCTATCAATTCCTCCGCTCAGGTGATTGCAAATCGGAACTGAGGAGCGTGGATGAGAAGTtcaagctgctgcttgatATATCTGGTGTGGAAGTGCGACGATTgaaggaggagcaggaaCGGGCACCACCAGAGCCTGAGAAGGAGGGAACAGCGATAGAACCCCAGTTACCAACCTCTATACCCACGATCGAGCCGAGTGAAAAGCTCAGACCTGCCTCGCCCAACGGGGCTGCGACCGGGGCTATCGAAGTCGATGATGACAGTTCAGCGTCGATGGAACCGATTGACCTGAGGGCATTCCGGGCCAACCGTATGGCCCGTATGAGGCGTGCACCAGTGTGA
- the lea1 gene encoding U2 snRNP complex subunit LEA1 (COG:A;~EggNog:ENOG410PKII;~InterPro:IPR001611,IPR032675;~PFAM:PF14580,PF13855;~go_function: GO:0005515 - protein binding [Evidence IEA]), giving the protein MRLTVELIQNSISYINPVKDRELDLRGHKIPAIENLGIAKDQDAIDFTDNSITSLGNFPFFPRLQTLLLARNRIKQIQPTLASSVPHLTTLVLTSNNLTELADLDPLRNLARLTHLTILDNPVTRKENYRYWVIWRVPSVRFLDYQKVKDVERTKAQELFGTAKEPSALASKIMGIKSRTFDVPSGGVADEAQGDKAVRVKLTDAERKRVEKMIREARSLQEITRLEKELNEGRIPGGALDMAEAEDADKMQT; this is encoded by the exons ATGCGATTGACCGTCGAGCTCATCCAGAACTCCATCTCTTATATCAACCCTGTCAAGGATCGCGAGCTTGACCTCCGAG GACACAAGATTCCCGCGATTGAAAACTTGGGTATTGCAAAG GACCAAGATGCAATCGACTTTACAGACAACTCCATTACCTCCCTCGGAAActttcccttcttccctCGCCTTCAGACCCTCCTTCTCGCGCGGAATCGGATCAAGCAAATCCAGCCGACGCTGGCGTCGTCGGTTCCCCATCTGACCACGTTGGTCTTGACATCGAACAACCTGACAGAATTGGCGGATTTGGATCCTTTGCGGAATTTGGCGCGGTTAACACATTTGACCATACTCGACAACCCCGTTACTAGGAAAGAG AACTACCGGTATTGGGTTATCTGGAGAGTTCCCTCTGTTCGGTTCCTCGACTACCAGAAAGTGAAAGACGTCGAACGTACCAAAGCACAGGAACTCTTTGGCACCGCCAAGGAACCCTCTGCGCTTGCATCCAAGATCATGGGCATCAAATCTCGCACCTTCGACGTGCCTTCCGGAGGCGTTGCGGATGAAGCGCAAGGAGACAAGGCAGTCCGGGTGAAGTTGACCGATGCGGAACGGAAGCGAGTCGAGAAGATGATCCGGGAGGCAAGGAGCTTACAAGAAATCACGCGGTTGGAGAAGGAACTGAATGAGGGCCGGATACCCGGAGGGGCTTTGGATATGGCAGAAGCGGAGGATGCGGACAAGATGCAAACGTGA
- a CDS encoding uncharacterized protein (CAZy:GT90;~COG:S;~EggNog:ENOG410PGM0;~InterPro:IPR006598;~TransMembrane:1 (i12-32o)) yields the protein MRLRSLSSFNLRWVVLAVTATLLFAFSLLRLYSNRSLNYHNAGNDALLSEETYGIDEKEDHPINELIINANAQWRSFLEKETHTLAAAADQYRSRHGRHPPPGFAEWFEFAKSRDAIVVEDFFDQIHHDLNPFWGFEPREVRRRARGYEPRIEIRNHKAKLVGDGVWTDTWLDLVKTLEKYLPDLDMPINQMDESRMVIPWGAVNSFIDKEEASRGLTETDKTVSEYMSLEKEVDEERFEPRFLGPVDSSVWEMTRLGCALDSPSRNSFIPHIDFANPPPEMDNYLRLGYKGYVKNWTQTMDPCLRPELQALHGTFIEPVSVSTTHDAFPLFGGSKLPMNNEILIPPAMYWADNKLYNGGENEHGGSDWDAKKDSFLWRGSATGGRNKEENWTGFQRHRLLSMLNGTSVEAAQQTRHFVNFILPDYNYYNLATGKDGNLPAFLENHTDIGFVHLLCFPGDGDPHCPYTDPYFAVTPGMPMKAQYDYKYLLDLDGNSFSGRYRSFLRSTSLPVKSAIYKEWHDSRIIPWVHFVPIDPTFMDIYGIMEYFFGDGEQRKGHDSVARKMAFDGKAWAERVLRREDMQIYVYRLLLEYARLSDDRRDMLGYVQDRFDEESGY from the coding sequence ATGCGTCTTCGGTCGCTCTCATCGTTTAATTTGCGTTGGGTTGTTTTGGCTGTGACTGCCACCCTTTTATTTGCCTtcagcttgctccggttatATTCCAACCGCAGTCTTAACTACCACAACGCCGGCAACGATGCCCTACTATCAGAGGAAACCTACGGGATAGATGAAAAGGAGGACCATCCTATCAACGAGCTAATTATCAATGCAAATGCGCAATGGCGTTCTTTTCTCGAAAAAGAAACGCACACGCTGGCAGCCGCCGCGGATCAGTATCGCTCGCGGCATGGACGCCATCCTCCCCCAGGGTTTGCAGAATGGTTTGAGTTCGCCAAGTCCCGGGATGCGATTGTTGTGGAGGATTTCTTCGATCAAATTCATCATGATCTGAACCCGTTTTGGGGGTTTGAGCCCCGCGAAGTGCGTCGACGGGCTAGAGGATACGAACCGCGCATCGAGATCCGCAATCACAAAGCGAAGCTCGTGGGAGACGGAGTCTGGACAGACACGTGGCTCGACTTGGTGAAAACATTGGAGAAATACCTTCCGGACCTTGACATGCCTATTAATCAAATGGATGAATCTCGAATGGTCATCCCGTGGGGAGCTGTTAATTCGTTCATCGACAAGGAAGAAGCCAGTCGTGGACTGACTGAGACAGACAAAACCGTAAGCGAATATATGAGTCTCGAGAAGGAAGTGGATGAGGAACGCTTTGAGCCGCGCTTTCTTGGTCCTGTTGACTCTAGTGTCTGGGAGATGACTCGCCTTGGCTGTGCCCTCGACAGTCCGTCTCGCAACAGTTTTATTCCCCACATCGACTTTGCGAATCCGCCGCCGGAGATGGACAACTACCTTCGTTTGGGGTACAAAGgctatgtgaagaactggaCACAGACGATGGATCCGTGCCTCCGGCCCGAGCTTCAGGCTCTCCATGGGACCTTCATCGAGCCCGTGTCCGTGTCGACGACACATGATGCGTTCCCGCTATTTGGAGGGTCCAAACTCCCGATGAACAACGAGATCCTCATCCCACCGGCAATGTACTGGGCCGATAATAAGTTGTACAATGGAGGCGAAAATGAACACGGTGGTAGTGACTGGGACGCCAAAAAGGACTCTTTCCTTTGGCGCGGTTCCGCCACAGGCGGCCGCAACAAAGAAGAGAACTGGACGGGCTTCCAACGCCATCGTTTGCTTTCCATGTTGAATGGAACCTCTGTAGAAGCTGCTCAACAAACGCGTCATTTCGTCAATTTCATCCTTCCTGACTACAACTACTACAACCTCGCTACTGGAAAGGATGGAAACCTCCCCGCATTTCTCGAAAACCACACAGACATCGGCTTCGTTCACCTCCTTTGCTTCCCTGGCGACGGTGACCCGCACTGTCCCTACACAGACCCATACTTCGCCGTCACTCCCGGAATGCCTATGAAGGCACAATACGACTATAAATACTTACTTGACCTCGACGGTAACTCCTTCAGCGGCCGCTACCGCAGCTTCCTCCGCTCCACCTCCCTACCCGTCAAAAGCGCCATCTACAAAGAGTGGCACGATTCCCGCATAATCCCCTGGGTGCATTTCGTCCCCATCGATCCCACATTCATGGATATATACGGCATCATGGAGTACTTCTTCGGTGATGGGGAACAACGCAAAGGCCACGATTCTGTGGCACGTAAAATGGCCTTCGACGGCAAGGCATGGGCTGAGAGGGTTCTCAGACGCGAAGACATGCAGATCTACGTTTATCGATTGCTTTTGGAATATGCGCGACTTAGCGATGATCGACGTGATATGCTTGGATATGTTCAGGACCGTTTTGATGAGGAGTCGGGGTATTGA
- a CDS encoding uncharacterized protein (COG:S;~EggNog:ENOG410PMHA;~InterPro:IPR003378;~SECRETED:SignalP(1-24);~go_component: GO:0016020 - membrane [Evidence IEA];~go_function: GO:0016757 - transferase activity, transferring glycosyl groups [Evidence IEA]), whose translation MFNRWKSAILVYAVLLFIVGTALFHKLDKNDSFSPPSIFNNNAAAVATEEGPDFWEWETKTRFSSRKHEKDRICESFPAQILSQVQIVLKIGASEPADRVDTQISTVTRCISNLLVVSDMESELHGHRVHDVLADLPESVWTNKADLEAYMELKQGNTKAVNGQQGWNLDRMKFLPMVERAYDVNPTAKWYVFLESDTYYVWDNLFRLLDQYDPTVPLYFGSPSPGKPTAEETTWFAYGGSGFIISTAAMQKLVYRKTGVYGEYIQPSLSAQYEDIIRGTDCGDTVVGWALYEKGVKLSGLWPMFNAHALHSIPFDEMHWCRPVISMHKTKLADMEGLIRWENERDRTYPLLYADLFNYTGMGTFDHRSDWDNADWGGWQEPPESPAHTSLNACGAACHDNADCLSYTYSSTGHCFFIRTMRLGDKRPLNLEERQIAGWDLQKMQNWIANHQCKKAQWAKPSLSRIF comes from the exons ATGTTTAACAGGTGGAAATCGGCTATCCTGGTATATGCCGTCCTGCTTTTTATCGTGGGCACGGCGCTTTTTCACAAACTCGACAAAAACGATTCATTCAGCCCGCCCTCTATATTCAATAACAATGCCGCTGCCGTCGCCACCGAAGAAGGACCGGACTTTTGGGAATGGGAGACTAAGACGCGGTTCTCTTccagaaaacatgagaaagATCGGATATGCGAATCATTCCCCGCCCAGATACTGTCACAAGTTCAAATTGTCTTGAAAATCGGTGCTTCTGAACCGGCTGATCGCGTGGATACCCAAATATCTACGGTCACTCGCTGCATTTCGAATCTCCTCGTCGTCTCCGATATGGAATCTGAGCTTCACGGACATCGCGTTCATGACGTCCTTGCGGACCTACCGGAATCAGTTTGGACTAATAAAGCCGATCTCGAAGCATACATGGAACTCAAACAAGGCAACACCAAGGCTGTCAACGGTCAGCAGGGCTGGAACCTCGATCGCATGAAGTTCTTGCCCATGGTGGAAAGGGCGTATGATGTTAACCCGACGGCGAAATGGTACGTGTTCCTAGAGTCGGACACCTACTACGTCTGGGATAATCTCTTCCGGTTGCTGGATCAATACGACCCGACGGTTCCGTTGTATTTTGGTTCCCCATCACCGGGGAAGCCTACGGCGGAGGAAACGACGTGGTTTGCGTACGGAGGTTCTGGATTTATTATTTCGACCGCTGCAATGCAAAAGCTCGTTTATCGAAAGACGGGAGTTTATGGGGAATACATCCAGCCGTCGCTAAGTGCGCAATATGAGGATATAATTAGGGGCACTGACTGCGGCGACACGGTGGTCGGTTGGGCATTGTATGAGAAAGGGGTGAAGCTATCAGGCTTATGGCCCATGTTCAATGCACATGCCCTCCATAGCATTCCATTCGACGAAATGCACTGGTGCCGTCCAGTAATCAGCATGCATAAGACGAAGTTGGCGGACATGGAAGGGCTGATTAGATGGGAGAATGAACGGGATCGGACG TACCCCCTGTTGTACGCCGACCTCTTCAACTACACCGGAATGGGAACATTCGACCATCGCTCCGACTGGGACAATGCAGACTGGGGCGGATGGCAAGAACCCCCCGAGTCACCAGCCCACACTTCGCTCAACGCCTGCGGTGCAGCTTGTCATGACAATGCAGACTGTCTCTCATACACATACAGTTCAACGGGACACTGTTTCTTTATTAGAACCATGCGGTTGGGAGACAAGAGGCCACTAAACCTTGAGGAACGACAAATAGCTGGATGGGACCTGCAGAAGATGCAAAATTGGATTGCAAACCACCAATGCAAAAAAGCGCAGTGGGCGAAACCGAGTCTCAGTCGGATCTTTTAG